In Cicer arietinum cultivar CDC Frontier isolate Library 1 chromosome 7, Cicar.CDCFrontier_v2.0, whole genome shotgun sequence, a single window of DNA contains:
- the LOC101505597 gene encoding protein EXECUTER 2, chloroplastic-like isoform X3: protein MMSAMRMLPNYLGWWVGLAKDFDDPIGRIIQITPGVGRFIATSYSPRQLLTKSGGTPIFEIYVVKNADDTYQMQVVHLERPKRNLKSSIPSSEADKPKPEVGNESSVEIQKHEEKVEKEVEIDLATEQSVKSFICFVKDKIPGLKMKVININAEEEGAKDDDSVKQLIQEDSDKMNSGENTEEDVNNLDGDNEDTLEADSDASAEEKDSDVKLFVSRFSPDENDPPVFDSFIRLPAELQDTERHNFVLHIPGRIVERDARKRRAEEIYKAAVAAQELLNIMPYEVVNTFQGPDDKFSKVTRSMHKMVKCAISKAQKRGKLSAYTSFNRINNTSSSGDPLEGLYIGAFGAHGLEVVQLKRKFGRWDDMDDTEFEYVEAVKLTGDILVPAGEVAFRAIIDRDHKNINRCRLTNTMGVDATYKGQAQISDFDFKNPRWISGDLLLLNVGKGPRQILEGADMGFQYSSEDKSFIVLFFRLKLPE from the exons ATGATGAGCGCTATGAGGATGCTTCCAAATTAT TTGGGTTGGTGGGTTGGCTTAGCAAAAGATTTTGATGACCCCATAGGCAGAATAATACAAATAACTCCTGGCGTTGGCAGATTTATTGCCACGAGTTACAGCCCAAG ACAATTGCTCACAAAATCTGGTGGTACTccaatatttgaaatttatgtGGTAAAAAATGCTGATGATACATATCAAATGCAG GTAGTGCATTTGGAACGACCCAAAAGAAATTTAAAGAGCAGCATTCCTTCATCTGAAGCAGATAAACCCAAACCTGAGGTAGGGAATGAATCTTCAGTTGAGATTCAGAAGCATGAAGAGAAGGTTGAAAAAGAAGTTGAAATTGATTTAGCAACTGAACAAAGTGTTAAAAGTTTTATATGTTTTGTGAAGGACAAAATTCCAGGATTGAAAATGAAAGTTATAAACATAAATGCTGAAGAGGAAGGGGCAAAAGATGATGATTCTGTCAAGCAACTGATACAGGAAGATAGTGATAAAATGAACTCCGGTGAGAATACTGAAGAGGATGTTAATAACCTGGATGGAGATAATGAGGACACTCTAGAAGCAGATAGCGATGCCTCGGCCGAAGAAAAGGATTCAGATGTGAAGCTTTTTGTTAGTAGATTTTCCCCCGATGAGAACGACCCTCCTGTTTTTGATTCGTTTATTCGCCTTCCAGCTGAATTACAAGATACAGAAAGACATAATTTTGTCTTGCATATTCCTGGGAGAATTGTAGAGAGGGATGCTAGAAAACGTAGAGCGGAAGAAATCTATAAGGCAGCTGTAGCAGCACAAGAACTCCTAAATATTATGCCTTATGAAGTTGTCAATACATTTCAGGGTCCTGATGACAAATTCTCCAAG GTTACAAGGTCTATGCATAAAATGGTTAAATGTGCTATAAGTAAAGCACAGAAAAGAGGTAAATTATCAGCATATACATCTTTTAACCGGATTAATAATACTAGTTCGAGCGGGGATCCTTTAGAAG GACTCTATATTGGTGCATTCGGTGCTCATGGCCTTGAAGTTGTTCAATTGAAGAGAAAATTTGGACGCTGGGATGACATGGACGATACTGAATTTGAATATGTTGAGGCAGTGAAGTTAACTGGGGATATTCTTGTTCCTGCTGGCGAG GTGGCATTCCGTGCTATAATTGACAGAGACCATAAGAATATTAACCGTTGCAGGTTAACCAATACAATGGGAGTG GATGCAACTTATAAAGGCCAAGCGCAAATATCTGATTTTGATTTCAAAAATCCAAGATGGATTTCTGGAGACTTACTGCTGCTTAATGTTGGCAAG GGACCTCGACAAATTTTGGAAGGTGCAGACATGGGTTTCCAATATTCTTCTGAGGATAAAAGTTTTATTGTGCTATTCTTCCGATTGAAACTACCAGAATGA
- the LOC101493134 gene encoding CASP-like protein 4A3 produces MKNPSSRNSDSSINYDSPHSPLRFRSSPLSDGGDPFHSTENSPETDHRDNSRAIVIIEPSVQYSQVAIPLPDSEHRNPPANDQPTVMVSRAMRNDPPPTATNLGPAVAGGVRESGGGRGRIRTTTPAPPPAWSKSEVMTGKVALGFRLSEVVLCLISFSVMAADKTQGWSGDSFDRYKEYRYCLSMAVIAFVYAAFQACELAYQLVKGKHIINHHLRFHFDFFMDQVLAYLLISSASSAATRVDDWQSNWGKDEFTEMASASVAMAFLAFIAFAISSLISGYNLCTHYP; encoded by the exons ATGAAGAACCCATCCTCCAGGAACTCCGATTCCTCCATTAACTATGACTCGCCTCACTCTCCTCTCCGATTTCGATCCTCTCCACTATCCGACGGCGGCGACCCTTTCCACTCCACCGAAAACTCGCCGGAAACTGATCACCGAGATAACTCCAGAGCCATCGTTATCATAGAGCCTTCAGTACAATACTCTCAAGTTGCAATCCCCTTACCGGATTCCGAGCACCGGAATCCGCCGGCGAATGACCAACCGACGGTGATGGTTAGTAGAGCCATGAGGAATGATCCTCCTCCTACCGCAACGAATCTCGGCCCCGCAGTCGCCGGAGGAGTCCGTGAAAGCGGCGGTGGCAGAGGTAGAATAAGGACGACGACGCCGGCACCCCCGCCGGCGTGGTCGAAGAGTGAGGTGATGACGGGGAAGGTGGCGTTAGGGTTCCGATTGAGCGAGGTTGTTCTATGTCTGATTTCATTTTCGGTTATGGCTGCGGATAAAACTCAAGGTTGGAGCGGTGACTCCTTTGATCGCTACAAGGAATAtag GTATTGTTTGTCTATGGCAGTTATAGCTTTTGTATATGCGGCGTTTCAAGCTTGTGAACTTGCCTATCAACTTGTTAAGGGAAAACATATAATCAATCATCACCTGCGTTTTCACTTTGATTTCTTCATGGATCAG GTTCTGGCATATCTTCTGATATCATCAGCATCATCAGCAGCGACAAGGGTTGATGACTGGCAATCAAATTGGGGAAAAGATGAATTCACAGAGATGGCTAGTGCGTCTGTTGCAATGGCATTTCTTGCTTTTATTGCCTTTGCTATTAGCTCACTTATCTCCGGTTACAACCTTTGTACTCACTACCCCTAG